In the genome of Massilia sp. PAMC28688, one region contains:
- the iscR gene encoding Fe-S cluster assembly transcriptional regulator IscR, producing MRLTTKGRFAVTAMIDLALRQGKGPVTLAGISQRQAISLSYLEQLFGKLRRHEIVESIRGPGGGYSLARRADKVTVADIIIAVDEPLDATQCGGKENCHGSDAATGARCMTHELWATLNEKMVDYLDSVSLQDLVDQQNHKHAEQVVVVHRTPAAVGQN from the coding sequence ATGCGTCTGACCACTAAAGGCCGTTTTGCTGTGACTGCGATGATCGATCTTGCCCTGCGACAGGGCAAGGGACCGGTTACGCTCGCCGGCATCAGCCAGCGCCAGGCCATTTCCCTGTCCTACCTGGAGCAGCTGTTCGGCAAGCTGCGCCGCCACGAGATCGTGGAGTCCATCCGCGGACCGGGTGGCGGCTACAGCCTGGCGCGCCGCGCCGACAAGGTGACGGTGGCCGACATCATCATTGCGGTGGACGAGCCGCTCGATGCGACCCAGTGCGGCGGCAAGGAAAACTGTCACGGCTCGGACGCTGCCACCGGCGCGCGCTGCATGACGCACGAGCTGTGGGCCACGCTCAACGAAAAAATGGTCGACTATCTCGATTCGGTCTCGCTGCAGGACCTGGTCGACCAGCAGAATCACAAGCACGCCGAGCAGGTTGTGGTGGTACACCGCACGCCCGCTGCAGTCGGACAAAATTGA